In Palaemon carinicauda isolate YSFRI2023 chromosome 18, ASM3689809v2, whole genome shotgun sequence, a genomic segment contains:
- the LOC137657431 gene encoding uncharacterized protein, with product MEAEYRSLTSLRGHITRGLNYMTDALTSDAGVRYLELQSASLEKRWNSYESRWDIFVDKYIDESGHDEREAKHIDLQDKYHEIELKLSLYMKQFSPISQSNLHDSTNSMIKVKLPEIKLQEFSGDPLDWTRFWNQFSTSIHLKKDIDDVTKYVYLTQCIKGNAQKLLAGFKGEASDYGDAIKALTEMYGDPKKIRRTLLRSLINLGKPKYVRSEIFDFKVDLENLLMQIGHDSEIDVSSNEMILRELIVLKLPKEVEDFMFGLYKTMYFSVSQIKEGLQHLLNFMEHENEGIANKGTPEVNKIRFQSPAKSSSPFKGSSTVGTYTTLSNYSCIYCKGKHRPFDCTIYSSLNARRERLKVLNRCVKCTKVHQSTECATILNMCPHCRKGKHHSFLCISSPGSVGTPNIGNSTVTSKDINSDKLKGDPVTTNQVMSIIHKQSSRQNYSVALPTAMVTVRSEDGQLISVRCLFDSGSQRSFIHKDLANKLSLRTVSTVNMILNSFDGMGDSRDYEIVNPVVSLGNRKKRVTLIVVKDMPEPITPGLCDTMRDLDRIGYHLADRDIKSDRIDNINMLIGADFLGNYLSDMRQVNNVDLLESPGGYLIYGLIPHRGTDHIHCNSALVAKVSVELGESAPLLVDPRTISSVVVDDTLPVHKLWDLDVVGIIPSQVSPSDVETISKYETTVLHRNGRYWVELPFKHNHPFLPTNYNVALGQMYNQLKRFQHQPDHLKCYDNIIKEQLKLGFIEEVENPVISPNTHYLPHHAVRKNSSTTPLRVVYNCSAKPSKSSASLNDCLMTGLSLTEKLFDLLVRFRMNKFACIADIEKAFLQIGLQQHHRDFTRFLWLEDPFDENSRVKTYRFRSVLFGATCSPFLLHMTLQYHFQRSHSPYSGVLLSSFYVDNFQHNADNEQQLVELYDVANVEMSKAGMNLRQWNSNSKLLKDHISQSTEESLEFPLVDKILGLNWELSSDSLFVNLCKFETLQYVTKRQLLSLVSSCFDPLGMCVPILIKGKILIQEAWKENIGWDVKLPPSFLDRWNTLACELSELPTFKFPRCICWMGHSYRLHVFVDASTTAYGAVCYLSNNNQSNFVASKARVTPLKTRTIPQLEITALQLGTQFACCIKDLFHHFFIEEVIIWSDSEVALQWLKNNKCKITYVQNRVAQIKEIGSSFKILYVSTKENPADLLTRGISITQFRKSRLWTHGPSWLSCPEKWPEQRFLVMICEIVSEIVPEVPIPEPIFDYSNYSSLRKLLNVTRIVYNFIMCVKSGIRLVDPLVYWIRYVQDTHYPRICAFLRKELNGLEQDKLQFIKDIGLYYDESTSLIHSRGRLHHSNLDQSTKFPVLIPSKSHLSNLLIDFAHEKCLHGGVKETLSYLRRQYWIPKVISTIKKFLRHCVNCKRIEGRRFDYPGPPPLPAVRVQFTRPFFHTGIDFSGPITITQTEDGKPHKYYIVLFTCTASRLVNLELACNSSALTFINIFRRFCAIYSAPVTVISDNGSNFLSSAKFFDQLLMQRDVKEYMAVNNIQWRFIASRAPWQGGFYERLIGLTKSCLKKVLFKKRVNADELETVLKEIQCKLNNRPLTYIDAETPIEPLAPIHLWCGRIINPMPSVVLDSQEDPNFLDHSEFNKRYSQVSVILNHFENMWRNEYLIALREKNYGGSQACQDKAPLVGDVVIVERPGPQHEWPLGRIVKLYPDKENIVRVVDVLYNGSISKRTIDKLVPLEIHSPLINSTIVQGEESQPNVSGETKPIHGDSLNYPTFLHNYSSIAVVGGASDYTMAPTKDLSSDCIAQIVGLMAAGHTIKEICRFTGAGPTSVKKYVRLCRQGGCKETPTFKPRPGGVRKTSKRATNFLKRAVESQTSTTARKIKEENPGAFANVSVRTVSRRLNELGYNSYKRTKKPLITKKHKVKRCNSAKKYGHWTDEQWLRVLWSDVANFNITYNCNSRVYRRKGSDPLDPRYIESRVKHPDTIMVWGCFNGLGPGKVVVLPPNVRVNAEIYMDLLAEHLHELFELTGAQVFQQDGTPCHTARAVKDWLSVCEIPVIND from the exons ATGGAGGCTGAATACAGGTCACTGACCAGTTTGCGTGGTCATATCACGCGAGGTCTAAATTATATGACCGATGCTCTAACCAGTGATGCAGGAGTTCGCTATTTGGAACTTCAAAGTGCTTCTTTAGAGAAAAGGTGGAACAGTTACGAATCTCGATGGGACatatttgttgataaatatattgatgaaagtgGTCATGATGAGAGGGAGGCTAAACATATTGACCTCCAAGATAAATATCATGAAATTGAACTTAAGCTGTCATTGTATATGAAACAATTTTCCCCAATATCTCAGAGTAATCTGCATGATAGTACTAATTCTATGATTAAGGTAAAGTTGCCTGAAATAAAATTGCAAGAGTTTTCAGGAGACCCTCTAGATTGGACTAGATTTTGGAATCAATTTAGTACATCTATTCATTTAAAGAAGGACATAGATGATGttactaaatatgtatatctaacccAATGTATTAAGGGCAATGCTCAAAAGCTACTTGCAGGTTTTAAGGGTGAAGCTTCTGATTATGGTGATGCCATTAAGGCGCTAACTGAAATGTATGGGGATCCAAAGAAGATAAGGCGAACTTTACTTAGGTCTTTGATTAATTTAGGGAAGCCTAAATATGTTAgaagtgaaatatttgattttaaggttGATTTGGAGAACTTACTCATGCAAATAGGTCATGATTCTGAGATTGATGTGTCGTCAAATGAGATGATATTGAGGGAACTTATTGTGTTAAAACTACCAAAAGAGGTAGAGGATTTCATGTTTGGTCTTTATAAAACCATGTACTTTAGTGTAAGTCAGATAAAGGAAGGTCTTCAACACTTATTAAATTTTATGGAACATGAAAATGAAGGGATTGCTAATAAGGGAACACCAGAAGTCAATAAAATTCGTTTCCAGTCACCAGCAAAATCTTCATCTCCATTTAAGGGTTCAAGTACTGTAGGTACTTACACTACACTTAGTAATTATTCTTGCATATATTGTAAGGGAAAACATAGACCCTTTGACTGTACGATTTATAGCTCTCTAAATGCTAGGAGGGAAAGGTTGAAGGTATTGAATCGATGTGTTAAATGTACTAAGGTACATCAGTCAACTGAGTGTGCCACCATTCTTAATATGTGTCCTCATtgtagaaaaggaaaacatcattcTTTCCTTTGTATTAGTTCTCCAGGTTCAGTTGGTACTCCAAATATTGGTAATTCCACAGTAACTAGTAAGGATATTAACAGTGATAAATTGAAGGGTGACCCTGTAACAACGAATCAAGTGATGTCTATAATTCATAAACAGTCTTCTCGTCAAAACTACAGTGTAGCTCTTCCTACTGCAATGGTAACTGTTAGATCAGAAGATGGTCAGTTAATCTCAGTCAGATGCCTCTTTGATAGTGGAAGTCAACGTTCCTTCATTCATAAAGATTTGGCCAATAAGTTAAGCCTCAGAACAGTTTCTACtgtaaatatgattttgaatagttttgatggTATGGGTGATTCCAGGGATTATGAGATTGTTAACCCTGTAGTTTCTTTGGGAAATAGGAAAAAGAGAGTAACGTTGATTGTTGTGAAGGATATGCCTGAACCGATAACTCCTGGCCTTTGTGACACGATGAGAGATCTTGATAGGATAGGTTATCATCTTGCTGATAGAGATATAAAATCAGATAGAATTGACAATATAAACATGCTTATAGGTGCAGATTTCCTGGGAAATTATTTATCAGATATGAGACAAGTCAATAATGTAGATTTACTTGAATCTCCAGGTGGCTATTTAATTTATGGCCTAATTCCACATAGAGGTACGGATCATATTCATTGTAATAGTGCCCTTGTTGCTAAAGTGAGTGTCGAGTTAGGAGAAAGTGCTCCATTGTTGGTTGATCCTCGCACAATAAGCTCTGTCGTGGTGGATGATACTCTTCCTGTGCATAAATTGTGGGATCTTGATGTAGTTGGAATCATTCCTTCACAAGTTTCGCCAAGTGATGTAGAAACTATTTCCAAATATGAAACTACTGTTTTGCATAGAAATGGAAGATACTGGGTGGAATTACCATTCAAGCATAATCATCCTTTTCTCCCAACTAATTATAATGTAGCATTAGGTCAAATGTATAATCAACTAAAAAGGTTCCAGCATCAACCAGATCATTTGAAATGTTATGATAACATAATCAAGGAACAATTAAAGTTGGGTTTTATTGAGGAGGTTGAAAATCCTGTAATAAGTCCCAACACCCACTATCTTCCACATCATGCAGTCAGAAAGAACTCCTCCACTACACCCCTTAGAGTGGTGTATAATTGTAGTGCAAAGCCGAGTAAATCCTCTGCATCATTGAATGATTGTCTCATGACCGGTCTGTCATTAACGgagaaattatttgatttgttaGTCAGGTTTAGAATGAATAAATTTGCCTGCATAGCAGATATTGAGAAGGCCTTTCTGCAGATTGGATTGCAACAGCATCACAGAGATTTTACTAGATTTTTGTGGTTAGAAGATCCATTTGACGAAAATAGTAGAGTAAAAACATATAGGTTTAGATCGGTTCTCTTTGGTGCTACTTGCAGCCCTTTTTTATTGCATATGACCTTACAGTATCATTTTCAAAGATCACATTCACCCTATTCAGGTGTTCTATTATCTAGTTTTTATGTGGATAATTTTCAGCACAATGCTGATAATGAACAGCAGTTGGTGGAATTATATGATGTGGCCAATGTTGAAATGAGTAAGGCTGGAATGAATCTGAGACAATGGAACAGTAATTCAAAATTACTTAAGGATCATATAAGCCAGAGTACAGAGGAGTCATTGGAATTTCCACTTGTGGACAAAATATTAGGTTTAAATTGGGAACTTTCAAGTGATTCATTATTTGTAAATCTGTGTAAATTTGAAACATTACAGTATGTTACGAAGAGACAATTACTGTCTCTTGTATCTTCTTGTTTTGACCCTTTGGGTATGTGTGTGCCTATTTTGATTAAAGGGAAGATATTAATTCAAGAAGCATGGAAAGAAAATATTGGTTGGGATGTAAAATTACCACCCTCATTTCTTGACAGATGGAATACTTTGGCTTGTGAATTATCAGAGCTCCCAACCTTCAAATTTCCTAGATGTATCTGTTGGATGGGACACTCTTATAGACTTCATGTTTTTGTAGATGCCAGTACTACTGCCTATGGTGCAGTTTGTTATCTCAGTAATAACAATCAATCTAATTTTGTAGCTAGCAAGGCCAGAGTAACCCCACTGAAAACTCGTACTATACCTCAGTTAGAAATAACGGCATTACAGCTAGGTACTCAATTTGCATGCTGTATCAAAGacctttttcatcatttctttattgaaGAAGTCATAATTTGGTCAGACTCAGAAGTTGCTCTCCAgtggcttaaaaataataaatgtaaaattacctaCGTTCAAAATAGAGTAGCTCAAATAAAGGAAATAGGATCCTCTTTCAAGATTTTATATGTATCCACCAAAGAGAACCCTGCAGATCTCCTAACAAGGGGTATTAGTATTACTCAGTTTCGTAAGTCTCGTTTATGGACCCATGGACCTTCATGGTTATCCTGTCCTGAAAAATGGCCTGaacagagatttttagtaatgattTGTGAAATCGTTTCAGAGATTGTTCCTGAAGTGCCTATTCCAGAACCTATTTTTGATTATAGTAACTACTCATCGCTTAGGAAGTTGTTGAATGTTACTagaattgtttataatttcattatgtGTGTTAAATCTGGTATTAGATTAGTCGATCCTCTTGTGTATTGGATCAGATATGTTCAAGATACACATTATCCCAGAATTTGTGCCTTCCTTAGGAAGGAATTGAACGGTCTTGAGCAGGATAAATTGCAATTTATTAAAGATATAGGTCTTTACTATGATGAGTCTACTAGTCTTATTCATAGTCGTGGTAGACTACACCATTCTAATTTAGACCAGAGTACCAAATTTCCTGTCTTAATACCTTCCAAGAGTCATTTATCTAATCTCTTAATTGATTTTGCTCATGAAAAATGTCTGCATGgtggagttaaagaaactttgtccTATCTTCGCAGACAATATTGGATACCAAAGGTGATATCAACCATTAAGAAGTTCTTAAGACATTGTGTAAATTGTAAGAGAATTGAAGGTAGGAGATTTGATTACCCTGGTCCTCCTCCACTTCCAGCTGTAAGAGTTCAATTTACACGGCCATTTTTTCATACTGGTATTGATTTTTCAGGTCCCATTACCATAACCCAAACTGAAGATGGTAAACCCCATAAATATTATATAGTACTTTTTACATGTACTGCATCAAGACTAGTTAATTTAGAGTTAGCATGTAACTCGAGTGCATTaacgttcattaatatttttagacgATTTTGTGCTATCTATTCTGCCCCTGTCACTGTGATTTCTGACAATGGTAGTAATTTCTTGTCCAGTGCTAAATTTTTTGATCAATTGTTGATGCAAAGAGATGTAAAGGAATATATGGCTGTTAATAATATACAATGGAGGTTCATTGCATCCCGTGCTCCTTGGCAGGGGGGATTCTATGAACGCCTCATTGGACTAACCAAGTCCTGTCTAAAAAAGGTGCTGTTCAAGAAAAGAGTTAATGCAGATGAATTAGAAACTGTGTTGAAGGAAATTCAGTGTAAATTGAATAATCGTCCCTTGACTTACATAGATGCAGAAACTCCCATCGAACCTCTTGCCCCAATTCATTTATGGTGTGGTAGGATCATAAATCCTATGCCATCAGTAGTGCTAGATAGTCAAGAAGATCCAAACTTTTTGGATCATAGTGAATTCAATAAACGTTACAGCCaagtttctgttattcttaaccactTTGAAAATATGTGGAGAAATGAATACTTAATTGCATTACGTGAGAAAAATTACGGTGGCTCACAAGCATGTCAGGATAAAGCTCCACTTGTAGGGGACGTAGTTATTGTTGAACGGCCAGGTCCgcaacatgagtggcctttaggtcgtattgttaaattgtatccAGATAAAGAAAACATCGTAAGAGTAGTGGATGTTCTGTACAATGGATCTATAAGTAAGCGTACCATAGACAAATTGGTTCCTTTGGAAATCCACTCGCCACTTATAAACTCCACAATAGTGCAGGGTGAAGAATCACAACCTAACGTTAGTGGTGAAACCAAACCGATTCATGGAGATAGT ttgaattatccaactttcctccacaatTATAGCAGTATAGCGGTGGTTGGCGGTGCTAGTGACTATACTATGGCACCTACTAAGGATTTGTCTAGTGATTGCATAGCGCAGATAGTGGGGCTAATGGCTGCAGGCCATACAATCAAGGAAATTTGCCGGTTTACTGGTGCTGGGCCGACGAGTGTTAAGAAGTACGTTCGGTTATGTCGTCAGGGCGGCTGCAAGGAAACACCAACATTTAAGCCTCGGCCTGGCGGTGTCAGGAAAACATCCAAACGTGCTACTAACTTCCTGAAACGTGCTGTGGAATCCCAAACGTCTACTACAGCTAGGAAAATAAAGGAGGAGAATCCTGGAGCCTTTGCAAACGTGTCAGTGAGGACAGTGTCACGGCGCTTAAATGAACTGGGGTACAACAGCTACAAGCGCACCAAGAAGCCTCTCATTACCAAGAAGCATAAGGTAAAGCGGTGTAATTCTGCCAAGAAATATGGACATTGGACTGATGAACAGTGGCTCAGGGTTCTGTGGTCTGATGTGGCAAATTTTAACATTACATATAATTGTAACTCTCGAGTGTATCGTCGTAAAGGTAGTGACCCGCTAGATCCACGGTACATTGAGAGTAGAGTAAAGCACCCTGATACTATTATGGTCTGGGGCTGTTTCAATGGACTGGGCCCTGGAAAGGTTGTTGTGTTACCCCCTAATGTGAGAGTGAATGCTGAAATCTATATGGACCTCCTTGCTGAACATTTGCATGAGTTATTTGAATTAACAGGTGCACAGGTGTTCCAGCAAGACGGTACACCTTGCCACACTGCCCGTGCTGTCAAGGATTGGCTGTCTGTGTGTGAAATTCCCGTCATAAACGATTAG